The Pseudomonas sp. TH06 genome has a window encoding:
- a CDS encoding PoNe immunity protein domain-containing protein — MNIRQHLFTKTHYENFKREHDEVIVFFETNTFQSDSAEEEASLRATYFKQLAFDRLLAAYTAGEQIYSLMPLLEDLIAKHELRQVKLAEYQRTPDISPLAINDWLDEYEECVQIIGFCILLHRTDLLKRFVELIDRAGYAGDDTLYEDLLVKLLPDRHDVDQWFHETYSPLILAIYAESKGEASEYLKNYCAQWYAAFQQAPWHDSHLQGENGNYVGYWAIEAGAIAYLYGIDDSQIDHMVYPKDLVEYARSHKPTTRNNAHEIGSIK, encoded by the coding sequence GTGAACATACGCCAACATCTTTTCACTAAAACCCATTACGAAAACTTTAAAAGAGAGCATGACGAGGTAATTGTTTTTTTTGAGACAAACACCTTTCAGTCCGATTCAGCAGAGGAAGAGGCGTCGCTGCGCGCCACATACTTCAAGCAACTAGCATTTGACAGGCTTTTGGCAGCATATACTGCTGGGGAACAGATCTACTCCCTTATGCCGCTGCTTGAAGATCTGATAGCAAAGCATGAACTCAGGCAAGTCAAACTCGCTGAATACCAGCGGACACCTGATATATCTCCACTTGCAATAAACGATTGGCTTGACGAATACGAAGAGTGCGTTCAGATCATTGGCTTTTGCATCCTACTGCATCGTACCGACCTGCTTAAGCGCTTTGTAGAACTAATCGACAGGGCTGGCTATGCTGGGGACGATACGTTATACGAAGATCTGCTCGTCAAATTACTTCCTGATAGACACGATGTGGATCAATGGTTCCACGAGACATATTCACCATTGATTCTGGCTATTTATGCAGAAAGTAAAGGGGAAGCATCAGAGTATCTAAAAAATTATTGCGCCCAATGGTACGCCGCATTTCAGCAAGCCCCTTGGCACGACTCGCACTTACAGGGCGAAAATGGAAATTACGTAGGATATTGGGCTATCGAAGCAGGGGCAATTGCTTACCTGTATGGCATAGACGACAGCCAGATCGACCATATGGTCTATCCGAAAGACCTGGTCGAATACGCAAGAAGCCATAAGCCAACCACTCGCAATAACGCCCATGAAATCGGTTCCATCAAATGA
- a CDS encoding PoNe immunity protein domain-containing protein encodes MNKRQKYYSESHYRTFLKEYDEVIEFCKTNEFESDSPEQEESLRARHLQDLLLDKIFACYTAGEEIEILIPLLEELIEKYEIRQHTLSIYEQEPQISPLAIDDWPDQYEECVQVIGLCILLGRTDLLKRFVVLIDQAGYVGDDTLYEDLLREVLPNRHDVDQWFHDVYTPLIQAIYMDSKEQSAQRLREYCNQWYEAFIQAPWHDTHLQGEDGNYVGYWAIEAGAIAFLYGIDDSQIDHMVYPKDLVEYARRKANT; translated from the coding sequence ATCGAGTTTTGCAAAACCAATGAATTTGAATCAGATTCTCCTGAACAAGAAGAGTCGCTTCGAGCACGCCATCTTCAAGACCTTCTGCTTGACAAAATCTTCGCCTGCTATACGGCGGGAGAGGAAATAGAAATCCTCATTCCGTTGCTTGAGGAGTTGATAGAAAAATACGAAATACGGCAGCACACACTATCTATTTATGAGCAGGAACCCCAAATATCCCCGCTTGCCATAGATGACTGGCCGGATCAGTATGAAGAGTGTGTTCAGGTCATAGGCTTGTGTATTCTCCTGGGCCGCACCGATTTACTGAAGCGATTCGTGGTTTTGATTGATCAGGCGGGGTATGTCGGAGATGACACGCTATACGAAGACCTTTTAAGGGAAGTGCTGCCAAACAGACATGATGTTGACCAGTGGTTTCACGACGTCTACACCCCCCTGATACAAGCCATCTACATGGACTCTAAAGAACAGTCCGCACAGCGACTGAGAGAGTATTGCAACCAATGGTATGAAGCTTTCATTCAAGCCCCTTGGCACGACACGCATTTGCAAGGCGAGGATGGCAACTATGTGGGCTATTGGGCCATCGAAGCAGGAGCAATTGCTTTCCTGTACGGTATAGACGACAGCCAAATCGATCATATGGTCTATCCAAAAGATCTGGTTGAATATGCCCGGCGCAAAGCAAACACGTAA